The region CTGCCGTGTCATGCGCACCCGCGAAGCCGCCGCCGCGTTCAACACCGCCGTCAGTGAAGGGCTCCACTGTGCCGGTGCGTTCCACATCACCTGCTGATTCTCCCCCCCCGCTTATTTCTGGTACAATCAGACCCGATAACGCATATTGAACGCAGACCCGCAATCCAGGCCGGCCCCAAGCCATCCGCTTGATCCGGATTCCCGGAAACCGGGGCGGTCCGATTCCGGGCAGGGAGGAACATGAGTCCGTCACGCCTGATGGAGATGCTGGCGGAAATCCGCCTGGTTGAATCAGTCAACGCGGTCCTGCAATGGGACCAGGAAACCGGCATGCCTCCGGCCGGGGGCAAAGTGCGCGCCCGGCAACTGGCCTGGCTGTCCCGCAAATCGCATGCCCTGTTCACGGACGATGAATTTCGCCGCCGGCTGGAACAACTGGTGGACCTGGATACCGGTTCCGCCCGCAACGAGGCCGCACCCGCGGAAACCCGCCGCATGCTGTTTCTGACCTGGCGCGGATGGAAACGTCATGCCGCCCTGGGCGCAGATCTTGTTTCTCAAATGGCGGAACATGAATCAAGAACACAGCAGGCCTGGACGCAATTGCGCCGCCGCAATGACTTTGCCGGGTTCGCGCCCATGCTGAAAACCATGATCGAATTGAAGCGTCGTGAAGCGGATGCCATCGCCCTGGGACCGACTGCGTACGACAGCTTACTCGACACCTATGAGCCGGGCATAACGGCCGCGCGCCTGAACCACATCTTTGCGGAACTGACCGCGCGCCTGTTGCCCCTGATCAGGCGAATCCGTCAATCCCCGCGCTTTTCCGACCCCGATCCCTTCTCGCCCGGACCATACCCGGTAAGCGTCCAGGAGACCCTGTGCCGCGAAGTGATCATTGCCATGGGCCTGGATATGCAAGCCGGAAAAATGGCACGTTCCGCCCACCCTTTCACCATCGGCATCCACCCGGGGGACGTGCGCCTGACCACTCGTTTCAACCCGGATGATTTCCGCCCCGCGCTGTTTGCCGCTGTGCACGAGGGCGGACACGCCCTGTACGAGCAGGGGCTGACACCCGAGCCTTTCGGTTCACCACTGGAAGAAGCGGCTTCCATGGGGCTGCACGAAAGCCAGTCGCGGGTGTGGGAAAACCAGGTGGCCCGCGGACGCCCCTTCTGGAATTGGTTCCTCCCCCGCCTGAAACGCGCTTTCCCGGAAAAGCGGGAACGCCTGGACCTGGAAACAGCGCTTTTCGGAGTCAACCGCGTGCGGCCCGGCCTGATCCGCGTGGAGGCGGATGAGGTCACCTACACCCTCCACATCGTTATGCGCTTTGAACTGGAACGGGACCTTATCAACGGCGACCTGGCCGTGGATGAACTGCCCGAGGTCTGGAACGCCCGCAGCGAGTTGTATCTGGGTTTGCGGCCCCCAGATTTCCGGGACGGTGTGCTTCAGGATGTTCACTGGGCATTCGGGGGGTTCGGTTACTTCCCCTCCTACGCCCTGGGAAACATCTACGCGGCCGCGATCCTGGACCGGGCCCGGCGGGACCTGCCCGACCTGGACAGTGCCCTGGCAGAAGGCCGCTTTGGTGTCCTGACCGCATGGTTGGCCCGGAATGTCTACAGCCGGGGCAGCCGCCTTTTCGGTGCCGACCTGGTGGCTGACCTCACCGGAGCCTCGGTATCGCCCGAACCCTACCTGGACTACCTGGAAACAAAGTATGCAGAGATCTACAACCTCTGAAGCCGCCCCTCTTCATCCAACCGATTCACTGGTTGTTATGATCCAGATCAGCC is a window of Candidatus Aminicenantes bacterium DNA encoding:
- a CDS encoding carboxypeptidase M32, with the translated sequence MSPSRLMEMLAEIRLVESVNAVLQWDQETGMPPAGGKVRARQLAWLSRKSHALFTDDEFRRRLEQLVDLDTGSARNEAAPAETRRMLFLTWRGWKRHAALGADLVSQMAEHESRTQQAWTQLRRRNDFAGFAPMLKTMIELKRREADAIALGPTAYDSLLDTYEPGITAARLNHIFAELTARLLPLIRRIRQSPRFSDPDPFSPGPYPVSVQETLCREVIIAMGLDMQAGKMARSAHPFTIGIHPGDVRLTTRFNPDDFRPALFAAVHEGGHALYEQGLTPEPFGSPLEEAASMGLHESQSRVWENQVARGRPFWNWFLPRLKRAFPEKRERLDLETALFGVNRVRPGLIRVEADEVTYTLHIVMRFELERDLINGDLAVDELPEVWNARSELYLGLRPPDFRDGVLQDVHWAFGGFGYFPSYALGNIYAAAILDRARRDLPDLDSALAEGRFGVLTAWLARNVYSRGSRLFGADLVADLTGASVSPEPYLDYLETKYAEIYNL